Proteins from a genomic interval of Yarrowia lipolytica chromosome 1E, complete sequence:
- a CDS encoding uncharacterized protein (Compare to YALI0E19943g, similar to KLLA0C00286g Kluyveromyces lactis), translating to MDVNSYKGVENGKVAVSEPVKTPDKKKIILNAFVMNTPNHLNPGLWRHPDNQQKNWNNLDYWVNLAQLLEKGKFHAMFVADTAGIYDVYKSDKDTAVRTGTQYPVNDPLYLVPALSLATKNIGFGITVSTTYDVPYALARRFATVDHLSKGRVAWNIVTSYLESGALNHGLDHQVPHDERYNIADEYLDVTYKLWESSWREDALKKDVEANVLADPELVKYINHKGKYFKVPGPAITSPSPQRTPFLFQAGMSTAGRKFASKHAEAVFVAGPTPQFIRKSVDDLREQVSKLGRDPQSIKAIPVVFAIVAETDELARQKYDDYFSYVDPEGALALFGGWFGLDVSKYPDDLDLRKVTDNDTLVKSIEQWAASSNDSDGLWNKWRVAKEFAIGGRGDVIIGSPATVADRLEEWVEVGDVDGFNLANAIIPGTYEAIIELLIPELQKRGRFWEDYAVPGGTLRENVFATPGLPHLRDDHPAKKYTWKKDEPFPLDEEGNLREGNTSEETSDGQNKPEEVTGPASDEPVAKRAKVSV from the coding sequence ATGGACGTCAACAGTTACAAGGGAGTGGAGAACGGCAAAGTGGCCGTGTCGGAACCGGTGAAAACCCccgacaagaaaaaaatcatCCTCAATGCCTTCGTCATGAACACACCCAACCATCTCAACCCGGGGCTTTGGAGACACCCCGACAACCAGCAGAAAAACTGGAACAATCTGGACTATTGGGTCAATCTGGCCCAATTGCTGGAGAAGGGCAAGTTCCACGCCATGTTTGTGGCCGACACGGCTGGAATCTACGATGTTTACAAGTCCGACAAGGATACTGCGGTCAGGACTGGCACTCAGTATCCGGTCAACGACCCGCTCTATCTGGTTCCTGCTCTGTCGCTGGCCACCAAGAATATCGGCTTTGGAATCACCGTTTCCACCACCTATGACGTGCCCTATGCTCTGGCCCGTCGTTTTGCCACCGTCGATCATCTGTCCAAGGGCAGAGTAGCCTGGAACATTGTCACGTCGTATCTGGAGTCTGGTGCTCTCAACCACGGTCTGGACCACCAGGTGCCCCATGACGAGCGGTACAACATTGCCGACGAGTATCTGGATGTAACGTACAAACTGTGGGAGTCTTCATGGCGAGAAGATgcgctcaagaaggacgtggAGGCCAATGTTCTTGCCGACCCCGAGCTCGTCAAGTACATCAACCACAAGGGCAAGTATTTCAAGGTCCCTGGCCCCGCCATCACTTCACCCTCACCCCAGAGAACCCCGTTTCTGTTTCAGGCAGGCATGTCGACGGCTGGTCGCAAGTTTGCCTCCAAGCACGCCGAGGcggtgtttgtggccgGGCCTACGCCGCAGTTCATTCGAAAGTCGGTCGATGATCTCCGCGAGCAGGTTTCCAAGCTCGGACGAGACCCCCAGAGCATCAAGGCCATTCCCGTGGTGTTTGCCATTGTGGCCGAGACCGACGAGCTTGCCCGACAGAAGTACGATGACTACTTTTCGTACGTGGATCCCGAGggagctctggctcttttTGGAGGCTGGTTTGGGCTCGATGTCAGCAAGTATCCCGACGATCTGGACCTGCGAAAGGTGACCGATAACGACACTCTGGTCAAGTCGATTGAGCAGTGGGCCGCGTCTTCCAACGACTCTGACGGGCTGTGGAACAAGTGGCGGGTGGCTAAGGAGTTTGCCAttggaggccgaggcgACGTGATTATCGGGTCTCCGGCCACTGTGGCCGATCGACTGGAGGAATGGGTGGAGGTGGGCGACGTGGACGGGTTCAATCTGGCCAACGCCATCATTCCAGGCACCTACGAGGCCATCATTGAGCTGCTGATTCCCGAGCTCCAGAAACGCGGTCGGTTCTGGGAGGACTATGCTGTTCCTGGCGGCACTCTTCGAGAGAACGTTTTTGCCACGCCCGGCCTGCCTCATCTGCGAGACGACCATCCCGCCAAAAAGTACACTTGGAAGAAAGACGAGCCGTTTCcgctggacgaggagggcaaCTTGCGTGAGGGGAACACATCTGAGGAGACCTCTGACGGTCAGaacaagcccgaggaggtCACTGGACCAGCTTCTGACGAGCCTGTTGCAAAGAGAGCAAAGGTTTCAGTTTAA
- a CDS encoding uncharacterized protein (Compare to YALI0E19965g, some similarities with uniprot|P32338 Saccharomyces cerevisiae YGR044c RME1 and other zinc-finger transcription factors) — protein sequence MSSYPQSSTFLFPNTQQTLSYRHERYYTSPPPPPCIEGNYYSSVPLDIPCTRDRNLLTDDYLLTTPLASPPDLHLGSQHEASWGSHQQDIAAVLFGATNDNVASSRYSVAHGLEPAHVLSSSWPGHTGAADGGYLSLDTTPGSLSTSQSDLSGGLPVETPPSDLDGATAEETDVFSLHMMSPFLSPYLQPRLPSAETTSHNPSPTALFDPLPSTPPDTEAAHVPRSEGPQKCGILALLMANPAMWRQATLSKKGTYVCSHCTSLGNPRKFSNLAALAAHFDHHEVMRLCKCDYTSCVWSLIGFSSMPEKMRHLRSQHSNKHYKCGACQRAFLRGDSLKRHLRLVHGQEHTTAAEINEMTVMGPFEPTVRRTSTATSSSNRSSTKSPPPSTYEPVFDFLCLTP from the coding sequence ATGTCTTCCTATCCGCAAAGTTCAACGTTTCTCTTCCCCAACACTCAACAGACATTGTCCTACAGACACGAGAGGTACTACACCtcaccaccgccaccaccgTGCATTGAGGGCAACTACTACTCTTCGGTACCGCTGGATATTCCCTGTACCAGAGACAGAAATTTGCTCACCGATGACTACCTCCTTACAACCCCTCTGgcgtctcctccagatctCCATCTGGGCAGCCAACATGAAGCCTCTTGGGGCTCCCACCAACAAGATATTGCTGCGGTATTGTTTGGTGCGACCAACGACAATGTGGCCTCGTCTAGGTACAGTGTCGCTCATGGCCTGGAACCTGCTCATGTGCTATCTAGTTCGTGGCCTGGTCACACAGGTGCTGCAGATGGAGGATATCTTTCCCTCGATACTACGCCCGGATCTCTGTCCACCAGCCAATCTGATCTCTCTGGTGGTCTACCTGTTGAGACTCCCCCGAGCGACCTAGACGGTGCCACGGCCGAAGAGACAGACGTCTTTTCCCTGCACATGATGTCGCCGTTCCTGTCGCCCTATCTTCAGCCCCGACTGCCCTCCGCTGAGACCACCTCACACAATCCATCACCCACCGCGCTGTTCGATCCGCTGCCGTCCACACCgccagacacagaagcTGCCCACGTGCCTCGAAGCGAGGGCCCACAAAAATGCGGCATTCTGGCCCTGCTCATGGCCAACCCAGCCATGTGGCGCCAGGCAACCCTCTCCAAGAAAGGCACCTACGTGTGCAGCCACTGCACGTCCCTGGGCAACCCCAGAAAGTTCAGCAACCTGGCTGCGCTGGCCGCCCACTTTGACCACCACGAGGTGATGCGTCTGTGCAAGTGTGACTACACCAGCTGCGTGTGGTCCCTGATCGGCTTTTCGTCCATGCCCGAGAAGATGCGACACCTGAGATCCCAACACAGTAACAAGCACTACAAGTGCGGGGCGTGTCAACGGGCGTTTCTCAGGGGCGACTCTCTCAAACGACATCTGCGATTAGTTCATGGCCAAGAACACACAACCGCTGCCGAAATCAACGAAATGACCGTCATGGGGCCGTTTGAGCCTACGGTGAGAAGGACTAGTACTGCGACCAGCAGTTCGAACCGCTCCAGCACCAAATCCCCACCGCCCTCCACCTACGAGCCGGTGTTTGATTTTCTCTGTTTGACTCCTTAA
- a CDS encoding uncharacterized protein (Compare to YALI0E19987g, similar to Saccharomyces cerevisiae VPS29 (YHR012W); ancestral locus Anc_5.599, similar to uniprot|P38759 Saccharomyces cerevisiae YHR012w PEP11 involved in vacuolar protein sorting), whose amino-acid sequence MLVLAIGDLHIPDRAIDVPTKFKKLLVAGKISQVLCLGNLTDKQTLDWLGSISPDLQLIRGDQDSQPSSLIYNSLPRSLDLEVPGGTNASKIYAGLSLFKTVQHGELKIGITAAHNTLSLHDPDTQLIIARQLDVDILICGGAHRVEAFELDGKFFVSPGSATGAFSVEKYTDDGVEEDEEEEVNGKEENDNENEDGKNDEDGKNKEKEESKGDKDDKDKDEDGKDESENKEESETNGEETKITEPSEAIPSFCLLDIQGSVCVLYVYMYIDGDVKVDKISYRKLQ is encoded by the exons ATGCTTGTGCTGGCAATTGGAGACCTACATATACCCGACCGGGCGATT gaCGTGCCTACGAAATTCAAAAAGCTGTTGGTGGCCGGCAAAATCTCCCAGGTTCTGTGTCTCGGCAATCTGACCGACAAGCAGACGCTGGACTGGCTGGGATCGATTTCGCCCGACCTGCAGCTCATCCGCGGCGACCAGGACTCGCAGCCCTCGTCGCTCATCTACAACTCTCTGCCTCGAtctctggatctggaggtgCCTGGAGGCACCAATGCGTCCAAGATCTACGCCGGTCTGTCTCTGTTCAAGACGGTGCAGCATGGCGAGCTGAAGATTGGCATCACTGCAGCCCACAACACGCTTTCTCTGCACGATCCCGACACTCAGCTGATTATTGCTCGTCAACTGGACGTGGACATTCTCATTTGCGGCGGAGCCCATCGAGTGGAGGCGTTCGAGTTGGACGGCAAGTTCTTTGTGTCTCCCGGCTCCGCCACTGGAGCCTTCTCCGTTGAAAAGTATACAGACGACGGTGtagaggaggacgaggaggaggaagtgaATGGTAAGGAGGAGAATGATAACGAGAACGAGGACGGCAagaacgacgaggacggcaagaacaaggagaaggaagagtCTAAGGGCGACAAGGACGATAAGGACAAGGATGAGGACGGCAAGGACGAGTCtgagaacaaggaggagtccgaGACGAACGGAGAGGAGACGAAAATCACCGAGCCCTCCGAAGCCATTCCATCATTCTGTCTTCTGGACATCCAAGGGTCCGTATGTGTGCTCTACgtgtacatgtacattgATGGCGACGTCAAAGTGGACAAGATCAGCTACCGAAAACTGCAGTAA
- a CDS encoding uncharacterized protein (Compare to YALI0E20009g, highly similar to uniprot|P42942 Saccharomyces cerevisiae YGR210c, similar to Saccharomyces cerevisiae YGR210C; ancestral locus Anc_5.121) → MARDPLIGIVGKPSSGKSTTLNSLTDATAKTGSFPFTTIDPNKATGYLQIDCACARFKVQEKCKPNYGTCKDGRRFVPIMLLDVAGLVPGAHQGRGLGNKFLDDLRHADALIHVVDVSGTTDAEGKNTRGYDPVNDIEWLQDEIFRWIEGNLKEKWGSIVRRHTSTKSHIVDTLQNQFSGYGSNKDIVHRAIDKLTLPPMEEWDDDKISEVVRAFTREKFPTVLALNKMDHPDADMNVSKIMKRHPDVPSVLTSAISEVFIRKLAKQGYVQYEEGTEFLDTAEDLPDAGLKPLDDKLKERVENVRDLVLYRFGSTGLVQILQAAANILELVPVYPVKNINNFGGAQVFRDCTLVRRGSTVASVVRKIMGDLPITAIEGVGGARVGEEDTVDVGKNDILCFKIGPKA, encoded by the coding sequence ATGGCCAGAGACCCGCTAATTGGAATCGTCGGCAAGCCCAGTAGCGGCAAGTCGACCACTCTCAACTCGCTAACAGATGCAACCGCCAAAACAGGCTCGTTTCCCTTCACAACCATCGACCCCAACAAGGCCACGGGCTACCTGCAAATAGATTGTGCCTGTGCGCGGTTCAAGGTCCAGGAGAAGTGCAAGCCCAACTACGGCACATGTAAAGATGGACGCCGTTTCGTGCCTATCATGCTGCTAGATGTGGCTGGTTTGGTACCGGGAGCGCACCAGGGCCGAGGACTGGGAAACAAGTTTCTGGACGATTTGCGACATGCTGACGCTCTGATCCACGTGGTGGACGTGTCAGGAACAACCGATGCCGAGGGCAAGAACACGCGAGGCTACGACCCTGTCAATGACATTGAATGGCTTCAGGATGAAATCTTCCGGTGGATCGAAGGTaacctcaaggagaaaTGGGGATCTATTGTTCGAAGGCACACCTCTACCAAGAGCCATATTGTGGACACACTGCAGAATCAGTTTTCCGGTTACGGATCCAACAAGGATATTGTCCATCGGGCAATCGACAAGCTGACTCTGCCACccatggaggagtgggATGATGATAAGATCAGTGAAGTTGTTCGGGCTTTCACCAGGGAAAAGTTCCCCACCGTTCTGgctctcaacaagatggACCATCCCGATGCCGATATGAACGTATCCAAGATCATGAAACGACATCCTGATGTTCCCTCGGTTCTCACTTCTGCCATTTCCGAGGTGTTTATCCGAAAACTCGCCAAGCAGGGCTACGTGCAGTACGAAGAGGGCACCGAGTTTCTTGACACGGCCGAGGATCTTCCCGATGCCGGTCTCAAGCCGCTGGacgacaagctcaaggagcggGTCGAAAACGTACGAGACCTGGTTCTGTATAGATTTGGATCCACTGGCCTGGTACAGATTCTGCAGGCGGCGGCAAACATTCTCGAGCTGGTTCCCGTCTACCCTGTCAAGAACATTAACAACTTTGGAGGCGCCCAGGTGTTCAGAGACTGTACTCTGGTGCGACGAGGATCCACTGTGGCCTCTGTAGTGCGTAAGATCATGGGAGATCTGCCTATCACGGCCATTGAGGGTGTTGGGGGAGCTCGCGTGGGAGAAGAGGACactgttgatgttggtAAGAACGACATTTTGTGCTTCAAAATCGGACCCAAGGCCTGA
- a CDS encoding 40S ribosomal protein RACK1 (Compare to YALI0E20031g, similar to uniprot|P38011 Saccharomyces cerevisiae YMR116c ASC1 40S small subunit ribosomal protein), producing MSQNVLLVLRGTLEGHNGWVTSLATSSNNPDILLSGSRDKSLIVWSLTRDDTNYGVPRKSLKGHSHIVQDCAISHDGAYAISGSWDKTLRVWDLKTGVSKDRFVGHTGDVLSVSFSPDNRQIVSAGRDRTIKIWNTIGECKYTITDKGHEDWVSTVRFNPATKDEEEPSPNANTIISAGWDKKVKVWDLDTCTLKADHLGHTGYVSTITISPDGSLCASAGKDGSILLWDLTSSTALYTLPAGDEVHAVCFSPNRYWLCAATSSSIKVFDLEKRVLIDELKTQTTSEDGKEPEALSLTWSADGQNLFAGYTDNVIRVWQIMQSS from the exons ATGAGCCAGAacgttcttcttgttctccGAGGAACCCTTGAGG GCCACAACGGCTGGGTTACCTCCCTCGCTACTTCTTCCAACAACCCCGACATTCTGCTGTCCGGATCCCGAGACAAGTCCCTGATTGTCTGGTCTCTGACCCGAGACGACACCAACTACGGTGTTCCCCGAAAGTCTCTTAAGGGCCACTCCCACATTGTCCAGGACTGTGCCATCTCTCATGACGGTGCTTACGCCATCTCCGGCTCTTGGGATAAGACTCTCCGAGTCTGGGACCTGAAGACCGGTGTCTCCAAGGACCGATTTGTCGGCCACACTGGTGACGTTCTTTCCGTCTCTTTCTCTCCCGACAACCGACAGATTGTCTCTGCCGGCCGAGACCGAACCATCAAGATCTGGAACACCATCGGCGAGTGCAAGtacaccatcaccgacaagGGCCATGAGGACTGGGTTTCCACCGTCCGATTCAACCccgccaccaaggacgaggaggagccctCCCCCAACGCCAACACCATCATCTCTGCTGGCTGggacaagaaggtcaag GTCTGGGACCTCGATACCTGCACTCTCAAGGCTGACCACCTCGGCCACACCGGATACGTGTCTACCATCACCATCTCCCCCGATGGATCCCTCTGCGCCTCTGCCGGTAAGGACGGCTCTATCCTCCTGTGGGATctgacctcctccaccgcccTCTACACCCTCCCTGCTGGTGATGAGGTCCATGCCGTGTGCTTCTCCCCCAACCGATACTGGCTCTGCGccgccacctcctcctccatcaaggTCTTCGACCTGGAGAAGCGAGTGCTGAttgacgagctcaagacccAGACCACCTCCGAGGACGGTAAGGAGCCCGAGGCTCTGTCCCTCACCTGGTCCGCTGACGGCCAGAACCTCTTTGCTGGTTACACTGACAACGTCATCCGAGTCTGGCAGATCATGCAGTCTTCTTAA
- a CDS encoding uncharacterized protein (Compare to YALI0E20053g, weakly similar to uniprot|Q99278 Saccharomyces cerevisiae YMR112c MED11 mediator complex hypotheticdal start, similar to Saccharomyces cerevisiae MED11 (YMR112C); ancestral locus Anc_2.436) codes for MADEGKKEEPIAVGDESMEIATETPTGGALTLDDSHATDLATLPMGQDEVSERLESLHKTDMKIAKMTETLSNAIDLLIPRSELDINSFELKEGDKGWEPGIQQGLPSLKSAFKVNSIEFLQSLEEVSTTLRKEIKRLNDFSRDKVLPINTDTKAQWTSLENYDKIINQIKGMLGAEGAEEDKDKEMKDV; via the coding sequence ATGGCGGACGAAggcaagaaggaagaaCCGATTGCGGTGGGGGACGAGTCGATGGAGATTGCGACGGAAACGCCGACGGGTGGAGCGCTCACTCTAGACGATAGCCACGCGACGGATCTGGCGACCCTTCCTATGGGTCAAGACGAGGTGTCTGAGCGGCTGGAATCGCTACACAAGACGGATATGAAGATTGCCAAGATGACAGAGACGCTGTCGAACGCGATTGATCTGCTGATTCCACGGTCGGAGCTGGATATCAACAGCtttgagctcaaggagggcgACAAGGGCTGGGAACCGGGCATTCAACAGGGTCTGCCCTCTCTTAAATCTGCATTCAAGGTCAACTCCATTGAGTTCCTACAGtcgctggaggaggtgtcgaCAACACTGCGAAAGGAAATCAAGCGACTGAATGATTTTAGCCGCGACAAGGTGCTTCCCATTAACACGGACACCAAGGCCCAATGGACGTCATTGGAGAACTACGACAAGATAATTAACCAGATCAAGGGCATGTTGGGGGCCGAGGgggccgaggaggacaaggataAAGAGATGAAGGATGTTTAG
- a CDS encoding uncharacterized protein (Compare to YALI0E20119g, similar to uniprot|P40029 Saccharomyces cerevisiae YER042w MXR1 responsible for the reduction of methionine sulfoxide): MLRSSLLLRHLSSATAAMPAVSPTLKTTASSELLTVAAGCFWGVEHMYRKHFADKGLVDAKVGYSGGNTEDPSYRKVCSGTTGHAEALQVSFEPAKVSYEQLVDFFFKIHDPTQANGQGPDIGSQYRSAIFTHSSEQQKIAEGVKQKLQDTWFKDPIATDIEPIQNWWDAEDYHQEYLFKEPGGYQCPTHFYRNTPQK, encoded by the coding sequence ATGCTTAGATCAagccttctcctccgtCATTTGTCCTCCGCCACCGCAGCAATGCCCGCCGTCTCGCCCACTCTCAAGACCACCGCCTCCTCGGAGCTTCTCACCGTGGCCGCGGGCTGCTTTTGGGGAGTCGAACACATGTACAGAAAGCACTTTGCCGACAAGGGGCTTGTGGACGCCAAAGTAGGCTACTCGGGAGGAAACACGGAAGATCCTTCGTACCGAAAGGTGTGCTCGGGCACCACAGGCCACGCTGAGGCCCTGCAGGTGTCGTTCGAGCCCGCCAAGGTGTCCTAcgagcagctggtggacTTTTTCTTCAAGATCCACGACCCCACACAGGCCAACGGCCAGGGCCCCGATATCGGGTCGCAGTACCGATCTGCCATCTTCACACACTCGtccgagcagcagaagattgccgagggcgtcaagcagaagctgcaAGACACGTGGTTCAAGGACCCCATTGCCACCGACATTGAGCCCATCCAGAACTGGTGGGACGCCGAGGACTACCATCAGGAGTACCTCTTCAAGGAGCCCGGTGGATACCAGTGCCCTACCCATTTCTACCGAAACACCCCTCAGAAGTAG
- a CDS encoding uncharacterized protein (Compare to YALI0E20141g, similar to uniprot|Q12012 Saccharomyces cerevisiae YOR289w) encodes MAISPSPFAAVAFEALWAKLNNAAPRPLTYFAEKLSTDVKSVEHKKFPLFVTWNTVEASGEHDLRGCIGTFAPMELEKGLSRFAIESGLHDTRFAPISKSELPSLECEVTLLSNFTKANDIWDWTVGEHGIRIAFDYRGSDYGATFLPHVASEYNWTQRQTLEQLVRKAGARAKLDDLDIELTRYDGKVYSINWEQYKNL; translated from the coding sequence ATGGCCATCTCGCCTTCTCCGTTTGCGGCCGTGGCCTTTGAGGCTCTCTGGGCCAAATTGAACAATGCCGCCCCGCGCCCGCTGACGTACTTTGCCGAAAAGCTGTCGACCGACGTCAAATCGGTGGAGCACAAAAAGTTCCCGCTGTTTGTGACGTGGAACACGGTCGAGGCCTCCGGCGAGCACGACCTGCGGGGATGCATCGGCACGTTTGCTCCCatggagctggaaaaggGCCTGTCTCGATTCGCCATTGAAAGCGGGCTCCACGACACCCGGTTTGCGCCCATTAGCAAGTCCGAGCTGCCCAGCCTGGAGTGCGAAGTCACGTTGCTCTccaacttcaccaaggccaacgaTATCTGGGACTGGACCGTGGGAGAACACGGAATCCGAATTGCTTTCGACTACCGAGGCTCGGACTACGGAGCCACCTTCCTGCCCCATGTGGCCTCGGAGTACAACTGGACCCAGAGACAGACactggagcagctggtgcGAAAGGCCGGAGCTCGAGCCAAGCTGGACGATCTCGACATTGAGCTGACCAGGTACGACGGCAAGGTGTACTCCATTAACTGGGAGCAGTACAAGAATCTTTAA
- a CDS encoding uncharacterized protein (Compare to YALI0E20163g, weakly similar to uniprot|Q9C0N5 Candida albicans CaNAG2 N-acetyl-glucosamine-6-phosphate deacetylase): MSSPASFSFDSMSSRSSYSPNLVKFTNCVLVDDGQEYVQDLWVDLDLGQIVAPDEQQSPRVIDLDGCYLSPGFIDLQINGAFGFDFSKIPESSEEYKAGILEMEKTLLMTGTTAYCPTLPSTYANVYKHVLPLLAPNTSQGADNIGIHVEGPFISPQKPGCHPQDALQTPQSVEHMYETYGSRENLQNVRVITLAPELPNMQQCIPKLKQENPHLTISIGHTTCSYAHAKEAAQGGASMITHLYNAMLQPHHREAGLFGLIKTHECQQPSYGLVVDGIHVHPSYVAIAYHTNPEKCFLVTDAMFAMGLENGIHPWGNQEIEKRGGILTLKGTKTIAGAATTLDECIRNLVHWAQIPLAKALQTVTANPARAIGVTHKGYLRPGCDADLVVLNAAGEIQSVFKGGYQAK, encoded by the coding sequence ATGTCTTCACctgcctccttctcctttgACTCCATGTCCTCTAGGTCGTCATACTCCCCCAACCTGGTCAAGTTCACCAACTGCGTGCTGGTTGACGACGGACAGGAGTATGTGCAGGACCTGTGGGTCGACCTGGACCTCGGCCAGATTGTCGCTCCCGATGAGCAGCAATCTCCCCGAGTCATTGACCTGGACGGCTGCTATCTGTCGCCTGGTTTCATCGACTTGCAAATCAACGGAGCCTTCGGCTTCGACTTCTCCAAGATCCCCGAGAGCTCCGAGGAATACAAGGCCGgcattctggagatggaaaagaCGCTTCTGATGACCGGAACCACCGCCTACTGCCCAACTCTGCCTTCCACCTACGCCAACGTCTACAAGCACGTTCTTCCTCTGCTGGCCCCCAACACCTCCCAGGGTGCCGACAACATTGGTATTCACGTCGAGGGCCCCTTCATCTCGCCCCAGAAGCCCGGCTGCCACCCCCAGGATGCCCTGCAGACCCCCCAGTCGGTCGAACACATGTACGAGACTTACGGTTCCAGGGAGAACCTCCAGAACGTCCGTGTCATCACACTGGCACCCGAGCTGCCCAACATGCAGCAGTGCATCCCTAAGCTGAAGCAGGAGAACCCCCATCtgaccatctccatcgGCCACACAACCTGCTCTTATGCCCATGCCAAGGAAGCCGCCCAGGGAGGAGCCTCCATGATCACCCATCTCTACAACGCCATGCTGCAACCCCACCACCGAGAAGCCGGTCTGTTTGGTCTTATCAAGACCCACGAGTGCCAGCAGCCCTCGTACGGACTGGTGGTCGACGGCATCCACGTGCATCCCTCCTACGTGGCTATTGCCTACCACACCAACCCCGAAAAGTGTTTCTTGGTCACCGATGCCATGTTTGCCATGGGTCTGGAAAATGGAATCCACCCCTGGGGCAaccaggagattgagaagcgGGGTGGCATCCTTACTCTCAAGGGCACCAAGACCATTGCCGGGGCTGCCACCACCCTTGACGAGTGTATTCGAAACCTCGTGCACTGGGCCCAGATTCCTCTGGCCAAGGCTCTTCAGACCGTCACTGCCAACCCTGCCCGGGCCATTGGCGTCACCCACAAGGGCTACCTGCGACCTGGCTGCGACGCTGACCTGGTTGTGCTCAAcgctgctggagagatCCAGTCCGTCTTCAAGGGCGGTTACCAGGCCAAGTAG